Below is a window of Leishmania major strain Friedlin complete genome, chromosome 29 DNA.
TATTgcatgcggcggcggccgcgtcgcaTTCGAGCTAACGACGTTCTTTCAACAGGTGCTTGGCGTCGACTATACGGCGCGCCGTCTGATGCCTTGCTTCGCCCTTCGCGAACGCGGCGAGTGCCAGTACAGCGTCCCGAACTCTGCCAACGGGGAGCGCACTGCCCATACTGTGAAGAGTGAGAACTTCCAGTGGGAACCGACCCTCAAGCGCGCCACCTTCTTTCAGTCCGACCCCACAAACCTGCATGCCCACCTCTCCGACTTGTCGTTGGTGGTGTGCTGGAATTGCTTGGAGCGCAGTTACCAACCAAGCGCCATTCCTGCCCACCTGCTCAGCCGTGTCGCAAAGGGCGGTCTTCTCGTGATTGGTGGTGACTACAACTGGGATAACATCAAGAAGAAcgccgaggacgctgacAAGCAGGACAACACGTACTTGACTGACCCCTTGATCACGTTCAAAGGCAACTATCAAACAGAGATCTTCCACCTGCTGGGCGGCAGTGACGCGGTAGAGCAGGTAGGCGAGGTGGTCTCCATTCCAGTGGCGTTTCCGAAGACGGAAGACACAGCCGACATCCGCGTCATGGAGCTCGCGACGTATCGCAAAAAGTAGGAGTGCGCAAAAGAGTGTCTGCAGAGGCCCAAGAAAGAGCGGCGCCACGACGACACACGCTGCTCGACTGTGAATCTCCCTTTAGCCCTTTTCtatttttttcttttgcttgtCCCAGCCCCCTTAaggcaggggtgggggtgggggaagcTAAGCGTGGTGTCCAGGGTCCAGTGCCGACTCTGTGAGAGGAAGGCAATCACCCCCTGtcccctgccaatgccgaacaACCTCTGGTGGCGACAGGGCCAAGCACCTGTGACGTaggggtggagagggcgatgtgtcgctgctgatgtcggcggccaggtcgtggatggcgttgcgccgGAGCGGCCTGCAGCAGTGAGCGCACTTGCGCCATCCGTCTGGTGGGCATGGTGTCGCcgcgactcgagcgtatcccccctccccggccctcacactgcctgctggtgggggGCGCCTGGGCTACCCCGAGGGGCGCACCAGGTGGGGACCGGCGCCATGTGAgccgctgtgaggcggcctcCGCTTCGCAGGCCGGTAGTGCTTTGAGGCATGGGCCGTGTGCGGGTgacggagtcggcgcattgctgtagagcgtgtgtgtacgaCTGCTTTGCACCGcgcgatgggggcctgtgatGTGCCGGGTAGAGTGTTGTCGAGCTCACGTTGTGCGGCAGTGAGCGGCCGCGTTGAAACGTGAAATTGTCGAAAACGGTGTGGGGGGTGAGCGGGGTGGGCTACAGCTTGACTGCAGGCACGTAGTTGCGAAGGAGACGGAGTAAGGTCACCTTTCTCTCGTGATAGATGTGTGCAGAGTGTTGTTATGCATGCCTCGGCACGCTTTAGGCCGCGTGCAGAGGGGATCGTACGAAGCAAACCCGATGTCACCGAGTCGTCTTCTTTTTGTGCTGTACAACATCGAGGAGTCGCAGCAAGGGATGACACCGGAGTCTGAGGATCTCTCTGCGTTTCGTGCGTAGCtgcttatatatatatatatctgtgGAATGTGTAATTTCTGTTAGCTAcgcttcctctcctctgagtcgcagagagagatgtgGCCACCCAATGTGCGCAGAAGACAGGGctgtgtatatatatagacTCCAGGTCATCAGAACTTCTGGGTGGAGTCGTGGGTGTGGTTTCTCAAATCACTCCCCGACTCTGAGAAGCGCTCAGGAACGAATCGTGGAGTGCTCATCTTAACGCACCGTGGCTGAACGAGCACGGGCAAGGGAGGGGAAACGGCAACAAGAAAACACTCCACCTTTCGAAAAAGGAGAACATCGAACCGATGTCTAATAGCGATGGTTGAACTCATCACGTGGTTGCATTCATGTAGCTCGGAAGAGTCATAAAAGGTACGCTGGCGTACAGTTTGCGTGAAACGGCAGTGTACGGATGGGCTCTCTTTCCATAGCACTGTGCCGCACACCTTACCGTGTCATCGCGCTTCgagctttttttttttgcttcttttttttgttggttCACTCTTCCTCAGCTAGCTAGCTTTTTTACGTGCTTTAGCGTGAAGTGATATAGGGCTActgcacacacgtacacctcttcttttttgtttttttttttgtggcgttgttgctgttgtttctcttttcatttgttttttttttacgaATGCGTCTTTTAGGGCGCATCACTATTTCTGCGTTTGGTGCTTTCTGGGTGCATGTGGGTGCAGTTCTTGTGCACATGTTCTCCCTTAGTcggatatatatatatatatatatttcgTTTTGTACTCCCTATCGGAGGAAACGTGAAAGAGAACATTTTCTGCCACAGTAAAGAACAAAACGAAGGACTTTTGTTCGAAAGGGggcgagagaagggaggcAGCAACCAAAAGGAAATGCGCTGAGACAGGGACGGTCCCGAGCTCGGCTCGCGCAAGCtttcctttcctctctcttttttggGATCACTGCATCGGTCGGGGCCAGGGACAATCTGGGCTTGCACCTCCCTCATGAAAGGAGAGAGcacggccgctgcgcggAACGACTATCACGCTGCACAAGCCACactcggctgctgctggtagCGCGCGTTGTCGCTTTCCATGCCCCAGAGCGGCGATATGCGCCCCCTTTCTTTTTGCTGACTGATGAGCAAGACACACTCTACTCTCCGCCtacgttttttttcttgtaGCCCTTCACCTCACTTGATTCCTGTGTGCCTGTATGAAGGTGGTCTCTACCGAAAGAAACGGTATCGCGCACAATCCTTCTTCTGCCTCGCTTCCGCGACCACCTACGGTTGCCTTTACGCCTTTGGCGCGCAGTCGCTTGCTGTCTTGCACCTTTGCAGGGGGCCTTCAAACGTGCTTCTGCTCTCATTGACCTCTCTGTCAGGGTCTTGTCTCTGCTCtaggaggaggtggagggagagagtaGCACCCGCAGATGCTGAGTAGTGGAGTTGACAGCCTTTTTGCTGCAATCGACAGGGCATCAGGACGTTGTGGACAAGGCTACTGTTGGAATGAAGGGTAGATACTTTACGgaatgcgctgctgctgcggctggccgCTGCCTAGGTGTGCTGCCTCGCTCCAGTAACGGGCGTGCGAGGCGACCAAACTGCAGGGCTTCTCTTCTGATTACAGAGAGCCTTGCCACCGCACGGCCTTTCAGCAGTACTAGCGTCACCGACACCCGTACCGCTGCTATCTCACGAGCCCCGCAAGCGACGAAAGCAGCTGAATCCAGCTCCAAAGTGTCCATGTCCAGTGATGAGTTGCCGCCCATCATTGATACCCCCGTGCCACCGCGGCCTGCGCTCTATGTCCCGCCCGAGGAGCGCGACCCGAGCGATGAATCACTCGCTTTTCTCAAACCGGGTAGCCCACTACAGCATCTgacgcgccgcagcgaggAGGTACAGCTCCCGGAAGGCCTTGATCGGGCTCCGTCGATTGCCGAGCGCCAACGGGCTGCCCCCATCTACATGGATGCTGACGCTGCGAGAgtgcgcagcacaagcgTGCACGCTGGGCAGTCTCTTCTTCGATCTTCTGGGATCGACACGAGCGCGTACTACTACAGCGTTCCACAGGCACCGTCTGCTGCAGAGGGGGATGTGTCAGCGGTCGGCGCACTGGATGCATCGCACCGTAGTCGCCTGCACATCCTCCGGGAACACGCTCCCCACCGGGGATCGGAATCAACACCGCTCGGCGCCGACCTCACGGCTGGCGTCTTGAGCGGCGGTAGTGTTGGTGCAGGCAGTAGCTGTAGCACCGCAAAGGAGCGAAGCATGTTCGCAGCGTCGCACGAGTTTGCTGCCGTAGAGAAGACACCGGAGGAGTTGGAAGACGAGAGGCAGCGGGCGGCCCCGAAACCCATCGccaagcagctggaggcggacATCAAGAAGCTCGAGTACTACCAGGGTACCCCGCAGTACGATAAGCTTCTCGCAGACTTCCGTTTCAAGTACAGTGCAGAGGGGACTGCGACGAAGGGCGCCAAAGGGCCCGTTTACACGGCGGAAGAGGTGAAGTGCGGCTTGGAGGGGCAGCCAATCGATTACCACCACAGTAGCACCAAGTTGCAGGCGGCACTGCTCTCTGGACCGCGTGCCTACGACCCTGTCACGATCATGCAACAGCAAGGCATCTTGCGCTTCCAGGGCTATGCGTTTCCGCCTACGGTGGAGCTCGGGAAATTGAAGGGAGACGGTGATGAGCTGAAGGCGCTGCACAACGCGCACAAGAGCCACTCTCTTGTCGCACAGGTGCGGCGTGGAATGAATGCGCTGGTTGGGCGCAAGGATGCGTGTGATGATTACGTGGCGATGGAGGACAAATCGAAGGAGGATACCCATCTGCTGTACCGCACCTTGGGCCTCGAGGCGgtacagcggcggcagatgCGCTACATGCTGACTGATTTCGATTACGCAGACAGAAGCACCGCGTTTCATGTCATGATGTCGTACCCGTACACAGACTGGCTCCACGTGTTTTACATGGTGCTAGTAGGCTGCTGCTTGTATCAGCTTCAGGTTCGGTGCGGCGCCTACGAGTTTTACGACGAGTATCTGGGGCTTGACCTCCGCCAagtgccgcggctgcagaaGCCGATCCTGGCCGGCATCACCGTTGTCGTCATGatcttcttctttttccaGCCTCTCTTGGTCGCCAGCATTGCGACAACAAGAGCGTACCGGATTGCAATGAAACGCCCCATCGGCCCTCCGTAGGGCGGCTTCCTTCGAATTGACGTTCTTacctctgtgtgtctgtgcgtgatGGGGAGGCGACAGATCGAAGAGGTGGTACTCGACGCACGCGTACTTACGTGCTTTGCTTTTTGTATCACCGCGCGCTTCACAGTGCGCGTGTTTCCGACGGATTCACGacttcgcgccgctgctcgtgtTGGTCTAGAGCGAGACGGAGACCGACTTTTTTTTATTTCGTTGGAAAAGTTGAACGCAAGGTGTCGATGAGGCGCTGGTTGTCGTTTCGAAGTTGCTTTTCCGACCCTcttcgaaaaaaaaaaggaaattAGGAACAAAGACTCAAGCCAAAGTGCTCCCTTGAAGGGAAAAGGGTGCCGTGTGTCATGCAGGCACAGCGGATGTGTATTCCCTGTGTGAGCTACGCTGCTCCTAGACGGCACTCAATACCAGTCTGCCACACATTAGAGAGTGAACCGTCAGGGCACTGAAACCTTCTCCGCTCATTTGGGAATGGAAACTGAAGGGTCCTGTTTCCACTGCGGGTTTCGGTTTGCTGCGATTCGTGCTGGCTTGCTTTTCTCTCTTATCTCTTCTCATATCCTTTTCCTTACACGTTGCTCTCCCCGTAATGGCCATCATACGGcgcttcgctctctcttctctgctggGCTTCTGCTTCGCACTTCTTCCCGCCTTTTACGTTGGCCACATCAACGCAGTCTTCCCTTTTGTATTCCATTCTTTTTTCCCGTCTGCTTactccttccctcttcccttctccaggttccaccagcgacacacatcttgtttgtgtgtgtgtgtgtgtgtgcgtgcgtgcgtgtgcctaCGTGCGCTCCCCATTGCCTCTGAGCGCGTAACAAAAAAAGTTTGCGATTATCATCAAACGCTCCgttcgcccccccccctcccctcccccactccgTTTCCTCGGAAGACTAACAAAACATAGAAAATAAACGACGAAAGGAGAAGTTCGCCGTTTTGCTGTCACCCCGCGTTACGTCCAACAGCGACCTGCAACCACCTCGGATATGTAAGCACTATATAACCATATTTGTGAGACTGTACTTCATTGCGCTCTTTTCCTCTCTGGTTTCCTTTTCTTGCCTTCTACGCGTCTCGTGTATGTGTTGTCTTGGATGCGGACAGATTAATACTTTTTGACAAAAAAGTCTATcgcgtgtctctctttctcgtgcTGAGGAGCAAACAgtagaggaaggagagagagacacgatACGTAAGCAGattgcatctctctctctctccgtgtgtgcgtgtgtacatTTCTCTTCCACTCATTCTGTCGTCCTCTgtcctcgctgtcgccgtcaaCAAATTTGGTCGTACTCGTTTTCGCGGATTTTCGTTCTTtccgtctcctccctcctcgcaTTCAAgccttctctctcacgcacgGCGTCAACGCTTTCTTTGTCGTCTACCCTCGCCATGTTCattcctctccctctccaaatccttttctctttctgaTTTCTCCGTCCTCTGCCTCCTTTTCGGGGCGGCTCTTCGCTCTGGTCTTCCTTGTCGCCCTGTGCCTTCTGAAGGCACCAcctttccctcttttttctccttggctgtgtacgtgtgtgtgtgtattctACGCTGCCCGAGCAGCTGAGGAGCGCAGAGAGATCAATACAATACTTCTCCCTCAAAAGAATATATATATCGCCATTTTCGCGCTTGGGCTCTTCTCGTTGCGGTTCTCTGCCGTCTTTGAGGCACTCCGTTTCACCTTTGCGTACCTTCTTTTGTCGTGTCTCTCTGCCGTCGTTGCGGCTTCTCTGGGCATCGGTGTGTTCGGTGAATGTGTCTGGGTGGGTGGTGTTTTTCCCCGCTTTCCTCTCTCATCTTTGAGTgagtgtgcttgtgtgtgcgcgctttTCTTCCCCGTCCTCGCTTTCGCCCGTGTCGCGTCGTCCTTGCTGATTCTGGTGGAGTAGATGCTTTGTACTTGGATCAGAGCAGCAAGCGCCGCGGCAACAAACGTTTCCGCTCCTTTTCCGCTCCTCCGTTGGGggtttcttttgttttcctccTGGGCTGCTTTGCCGCTCCCCTTCCACACTTATTGAACCTTGGCTCGGCTGCTCCTCATTCCCTTTTCCCCTCTATCATTGCTCATCGGCGTTCTTCGCCCTctttatgtgtgtgtacgtgtgtgtgtcctcgCATATCTGATTCCGTTTTGTGaacactgccgccgctggctcTTTGAAATTGGAATTTCCTCACTCCTCCATTTTCTTGCTTTCCCTCTGACCAGTTTCTCTGCAGTGTGGTACTCTCGTTGCAAAGGGCATACCATACACAAAcggagccgcagcgcacgccgacCACagaatatatatatatatatacagcGTCCCTGCCGCTGACGTTTCAGAAGGCGCGATGTCAGGACGTTGCTTCTCGAAGAGTCTGGAGTCGGACGTCGactcggccgccgctgccgagagCTCTCTCTCCGCAACCGAGGTGTCGACAGACGGCTATCGCACAGGTAAGCAGCCTCGCCATGTCGCCTTTCTCCTTGAGAAGGACTTGAAGGAGACGGacacggaggaggtgccACGCGCTGCCTTTGCcggccggcgcggcggcgcaggcgcgcggcCTACTGAAGAGCAATGGTCATGGAGTGGCAGGGCAGAGGCCGACGCgctccggcagcgtgcccTGCAGTGCGGCGAGGATTTCGTTCGTGTGGCAAGCGGGCTCGGCtacgaggtggtggcgcacacCCCTACCGCGTTTCTTAAGCGCGGGATGACAGAGAAGACGGCTGCGCTTTTTGGAGTCGCCCAACCCGAGAAGCAAGGTGGAACCGGCCTTGCGGTGGCGAGGAGTGCGACGGCGCGCGCTAGCACCGGGGCTGTCCTTCTCAGCTCGCCATCGGCCGCCGAGACCACGGTGACTCTTGCTGCCCCCTTCAGCTCCGGCGGCTCGTCGGTCTTCCCGCGGAAGGGCGAACTtgacagctgcagcagccggtCCAGTTCCCCTGGCACCGAGGATCAGGTCGGCATGGTACCTGTGCTCAGCCCACTGTTGCAGGGCAGCGAACCCGGCCAGCGTCGCCTCTCCACTGATGCGTCTCTGCGCGCACTCGAGGTGCAGACTCCGCGCACGACTGGAGCGCATGCCGGGGTATACCGCTACCCAGCCACGATTGCGTCCTTGCACCCCTTACAGGATAGCACGCCCAACTCGGTGGCAGACGGCAATGGCGTGCACACGTCGCCCCACCGTTCATCCCGCACCGGCTTCGGGGCGGAGCATCACGCAAACGACGGCGCCAACCCCCCAGGACCGGCGATCGCCAACAGCACACGGGCTGTTCATTGGACGCCTACCACGAGGCATCCTTCCCCGTCAAGAGGGTCGCCGGCGTCGCATCGGGCTTTGACGCCGCGCACAGTTTTTCCCACTGGCAACCATCCTGTCACCGCCTCACTCATGGTTCCTGGCCAGCAGAGCGACGCCTTTGCGGTCCGTCTCTCTATCATGGACGTCACCTCGTCCCGTACCAACAGCAACACCAATACTTCCATGAGCACCGAGCACCTAAACGGCCACGAATTCGTGAATGTCGGAGGCTCGCAGAACACGAACAACCGCTTCTTTACGTCTTCCACGGACGCATTGAACACACCAGCGGTGCGCATGACGGACGACGAGGATTGGCTGCGAGCGACGGGCCGCTTGATTCAGTAGAGCAAGAGCGGGGAAACGTCGGTTTTTGTTACCGTACCCCTGCTGTGTTTTCTTATCGGCTTCCTCCGACGTTTGGCGTTGACTTTGTTGCCTCGAGAGGTCGTTGGggccgacacacacacacacacacacacacacacatacatacgtCCGGTGAGAGGCTTTGCTTTTGTGTTTGCTCTGTTGCCCTGCCACGCCACGTGgccctctttttttccgccgc
It encodes the following:
- a CDS encoding conserved hypothetical protein (previous protein_id=AAZ09551.1) translates to MSSDELPPIIDTPVPPRPALYVPPEERDPSDESLAFLKPGSPLQHLTRRSEEVQLPEGLDRAPSIAERQRAAPIYMDADAARVRSTSVHAGQSLLRSSGIDTSAYYYSVPQAPSAAEGDVSAVGALDASHRSRLHILREHAPHRGSESTPLGADLTAGVLSGGSVGAGSSCSTAKERSMFAASHEFAAVEKTPEELEDERQRAAPKPIAKQLEADIKKLEYYQGTPQYDKLLADFRFKYSAEGTATKGAKGPVYTAEEVKCGLEGQPIDYHHSSTKLQAALLSGPRAYDPVTIMQQQGILRFQGYAFPPTVELGKLKGDGDELKALHNAHKSHSLVAQVRRGMNALVGRKDACDDYVAMEDKSKEDTHLLYRTLGLEAVQRRQMRYMLTDFDYADRSTAFHVMMSYPYTDWLHVFYMVLVGCCLYQLQVRCGAYEFYDEYLGLDLRQVPRLQKPILAGITVVVMIFFFFQPLLVASIATTRAYRIAMKRPIGPP
- a CDS encoding hypothetical protein (previous protein_id=AAZ09552.1) → MSGRCFSKSLESDVDSAAAAESSLSATEVSTDGYRTGKQPRHVAFLLEKDLKETDTEEVPRAAFAGRRGGAGARPTEEQWSWSGRAEADALRQRALQCGEDFVRVASGLGYEVVAHTPTAFLKRGMTEKTAALFGVAQPEKQGGTGLAVARSATARASTGAVLLSSPSAAETTVTLAAPFSSGGSSVFPRKGELDSCSSRSSSPGTEDQVGMVPVLSPLLQGSEPGQRRLSTDASLRALEVQTPRTTGAHAGVYRYPATIASLHPLQDSTPNSVADGNGVHTSPHRSSRTGFGAEHHANDGANPPGPAIANSTRAVHWTPTTRHPSPSRGSPASHRALTPRTVFPTGNHPVTASLMVPGQQSDAFAVRLSIMDVTSSRTNSNTNTSMSTEHLNGHEFVNVGGSQNTNNRFFTSSTDALNTPAVRMTDDEDWLRATGRLIQ